One Alnus glutinosa chromosome 3, dhAlnGlut1.1, whole genome shotgun sequence genomic region harbors:
- the LOC133862491 gene encoding mitogen-activated protein kinase kinase kinase 20-like, with protein MAYGSIIYFWSTHLHDLIKKSGGKLDKRDFQKYTRMIIKGFHCIREKGYIHCDLKLENILVFSASDGASSEKITDFGLSKIPGDLNVLMTKRKWAWDYTGGISEIGKDFLRRYFARDPRKRWMVEMLLHHPFLLET; from the exons ATGGCTTATGGCTCTATAATTTACTTCTGGAGTACGCATCTtcatgatttaataaaaaaaagtggagGAAAGTTGGATAAGCGTGACTTCCAAAAATATACTAGAATGATTATAAAAGGCTTTCATTGTATCCGTGAAAAGGGTTACATTCATTGCGATCTTAAACTAGAGAAcattcttgttttctctgcTTCAGATGGTGCAAGCAGCGAAAAGATCACCGACTTTGGGCTATCGAAGATTCCTGGAGATTTGAATGTGCTCATGACAAAAAG AAAGTGGGCATGGGACTATACAGGTGGCATATCCGAGATTGGGAAGGATTTCTTGCGGAGGTATTTTGCAAGGGACCCAAGAAAGAGATGGATGGTTGAGATGCTACTACATCATCCTTTTCTCCTTGAGACTTAA